One region of Flavobacterium sp. GSB-24 genomic DNA includes:
- a CDS encoding HAMP domain-containing sensor histidine kinase gives MYLEELKVPQGDGIARITLLKAGDNKIARNGFLIGRNHEEDLDDIIWLFDNFKQISYLSKAIDEWGKGDKLIFKLFVIGQQINAKIERNLLTIEDQQQYLKQISAISDQLTINERNFSNVLGEGTRKIKDLLIISNVFFILIIICSVCLYYSIMVKRLLVSKKETEIKNENLIIVNRELDRFVYSASHDLRSPITSLKGLIEITALEDDVNQVRNYLEMMHQSLARQDQFISDIIDYSKNKRKEVIMEPVSLKELFNEAILQLMHIENASKIKFTQELEVDQIESDGLRLKIIINNLLSNAIKYADCSKQEMFITIKTYFSEGLNKIEVADNGIGIHDDHKDNIFDMYFGTNKNKGSGLGLYIVKEAVENIKGDISVFSESTVGSKFIVTIPNSNAI, from the coding sequence TTGTATTTAGAAGAACTAAAAGTTCCTCAGGGCGATGGTATTGCTCGAATTACACTTTTAAAAGCCGGCGACAATAAAATTGCTCGTAACGGATTTTTAATTGGCCGAAATCATGAAGAAGATTTAGATGATATTATTTGGCTTTTTGACAATTTTAAACAGATTTCTTATCTATCAAAAGCGATAGATGAATGGGGAAAAGGTGACAAATTGATTTTCAAATTATTTGTTATCGGCCAGCAGATTAATGCTAAAATTGAACGGAATCTTTTGACGATTGAAGATCAGCAGCAATACTTAAAACAAATCAGCGCTATAAGTGATCAATTAACTATTAACGAACGGAATTTTTCTAATGTTTTAGGTGAAGGAACCCGAAAAATAAAGGATTTATTGATTATTTCGAATGTCTTTTTTATTCTAATAATAATCTGCAGTGTTTGTCTTTATTATTCTATTATGGTCAAAAGACTACTTGTTTCCAAAAAAGAGACTGAGATAAAAAATGAAAATCTTATTATCGTAAATCGCGAATTAGACCGATTTGTATATAGTGCATCTCATGATTTAAGATCTCCTATAACTTCATTAAAAGGTCTTATAGAAATTACGGCATTAGAAGATGATGTAAATCAAGTTCGAAATTATCTTGAAATGATGCATCAGAGTCTCGCTCGACAAGATCAATTTATTAGCGATATCATTGATTATTCTAAAAACAAAAGAAAAGAAGTAATCATGGAGCCAGTAAGCTTGAAAGAATTGTTTAATGAAGCTATTTTACAATTAATGCATATTGAAAATGCAAGTAAAATCAAATTTACGCAGGAACTCGAAGTAGATCAGATTGAAAGTGATGGTCTTCGTTTAAAAATCATTATTAATAATCTGCTTTCAAATGCCATAAAATATGCTGACTGCAGCAAACAAGAAATGTTTATTACTATTAAAACATATTTTAGTGAAGGCTTAAATAAAATTGAAGTAGCAGATAATGGTATTGGAATTCACGATGATCATAAGGACAATATTTTTGATATGTATTTTGGAACAAACAAAAATAAAGGTTCTGGACTAGGTCTTTATATTGTCAAAGAAGCTGTAGAAAATATTAAAGGCGATATTTCTGTTTTTTCAGAAAGTACTGTTGGAAGTAAATTTATTGTAACGATACCTAATTCAAATGCAATTTAA
- a CDS encoding SDR family NAD(P)-dependent oxidoreductase, protein MNLFSNSVVLLTGADGDIGKAFIEELLNQNVRKIYITGINIEKLSALASLHPNNLFPFLLDVTDSNQIKDFCSNHTDINILINNAGIELKSNFLNLKAHEYAKLEMNINYIGVVNLTNELIPTLKSNSNATIINILSIASLYVIKRLSTYCASKTAAHIFTQLIREDLAEDNIKVFGIYPGYVDSKMSSDVEYNKISPQALVKNICNDINLDFYDVFPDPMSIAFKNSNKLTIDYI, encoded by the coding sequence ATGAATTTATTTAGTAATTCTGTTGTACTCTTAACAGGAGCTGACGGTGACATAGGAAAAGCTTTCATAGAAGAGTTATTAAATCAAAATGTAAGGAAAATATATATTACAGGAATAAATATAGAAAAACTATCTGCTCTTGCATCTCTACATCCTAACAATTTATTTCCATTTCTTTTAGATGTAACAGATAGTAATCAAATCAAAGATTTTTGCTCTAACCACACAGATATTAACATATTAATTAATAATGCTGGAATAGAGTTGAAATCTAATTTTTTGAATTTAAAAGCTCATGAATATGCTAAACTAGAAATGAATATAAATTATATTGGAGTTGTAAATCTCACCAACGAATTAATCCCTACTCTAAAATCAAATTCAAATGCAACTATAATTAATATTTTATCAATTGCAAGTCTTTATGTTATTAAAAGATTATCAACGTATTGTGCATCAAAAACGGCAGCACATATTTTTACGCAATTAATCAGAGAAGATTTAGCAGAAGATAATATTAAAGTATTTGGAATATATCCTGGTTATGTCGATTCAAAAATGTCTTCAGACGTAGAATATAATAAAATTTCACCTCAAGCATTAGTCAAAAATATCTGCAATGATATAAATTTAGATTTCTATGATGTATTTCCAGACCCAATGTCTATTGCATTTAAAAATAGTAATAAATTAACTATAGATTATATATAA
- a CDS encoding peptidoglycan endopeptidase, protein MIFRLIIGMFFFSVGVFAQDNFVKHKISKGENLSVIAKKYGVKVKEISDANPNSSKILKLNSILLIPNKNNANVKTKSEPKSEVVISTNPNSHEVAAKETLWGISKKYNVSVDDLKKANPLLETEGLKIGQQITIPSNSSDVASTNEKPRENAPEVISTEVELYREVKPKETKYGISKEYGITVAELERQNPSIKGKVPVGYLLKIRVPKEKADAIQSAIAIKESQNAAVSSPVQIAQTAEIKKDSTFVRLSTGSHSELIDQLIANATENIGVRYRSGGTTKAGFDCSGLMICTFNNFDIKLPRSSIEQSRIGTKVNTEEAQKGDLIFFRTNGRRHINHVGMIVEVADGEIKFVHSSTHGGVMISSTKEPYYTRAFSQVNRVLE, encoded by the coding sequence AGACAATTTTGTTAAGCACAAAATTTCAAAAGGGGAAAATCTTTCTGTTATTGCTAAAAAATATGGAGTAAAAGTTAAAGAGATTTCCGATGCAAATCCAAACTCTTCTAAAATCTTAAAACTAAATTCGATCCTTTTAATTCCAAATAAAAATAATGCTAACGTTAAAACTAAGTCTGAGCCTAAATCTGAAGTAGTTATAAGTACCAACCCAAATTCACACGAAGTAGCAGCCAAAGAAACGCTGTGGGGAATTTCAAAAAAATACAACGTCTCTGTTGATGATTTAAAGAAAGCTAATCCGCTTTTGGAAACGGAAGGATTGAAAATTGGACAACAGATAACAATTCCTTCTAATTCTTCTGATGTTGCATCCACAAATGAAAAGCCACGTGAGAATGCACCAGAAGTTATCTCTACAGAAGTTGAGCTTTATAGAGAAGTGAAACCGAAAGAGACGAAATACGGTATTTCTAAAGAATATGGAATTACTGTTGCAGAATTAGAGCGCCAGAATCCGTCTATAAAAGGGAAAGTACCTGTTGGATATCTTTTAAAAATTCGAGTTCCAAAAGAAAAAGCAGACGCGATTCAATCGGCTATTGCAATTAAAGAATCACAAAATGCTGCAGTATCTTCACCAGTGCAAATAGCACAAACTGCTGAAATTAAAAAAGATTCTACATTTGTTAGATTATCAACTGGCAGTCATTCAGAATTAATAGATCAGCTTATTGCAAATGCTACAGAAAACATTGGAGTGCGTTATAGATCGGGCGGGACCACAAAAGCAGGGTTTGATTGTTCTGGTTTAATGATTTGTACTTTTAATAATTTTGATATTAAATTGCCAAGAAGTTCAATAGAACAATCTCGTATTGGTACAAAAGTGAACACAGAAGAAGCTCAAAAAGGAGATTTAATTTTCTTTAGAACCAATGGGAGACGTCACATTAATCACGTTGGAATGATCGTTGAAGTTGCCGATGGTGAAATAAAATTTGTTCATTCATCAACTCACGGAGGTGTTATGATTTCTTCTACAAAAGAACCGTACTACACTAGAGCATTTTCTCAAGTAAATCGCGTTTTAGAATAA
- a CDS encoding amino acid permease: protein MQENDQEHFKRELGLLDGTMLVVGSMIGSGIFIVSADIARQVGSAGWLTLIWLISGLITIIAAVSYGELSAMFPKAGGQYVYLKEAYNKLIAFLYGWSFFAVIQTGTIAAVGVAFSKFAAYLYEPFSDENILYELGSFKLNAAQLVSIFTIVLLTYINSRGVKNGKILQTVLTIIKILSLLGLIVFGLTLAAKASVWDANWADGWNTRAFDKETGSWLPIGGSALITGISAAMVGSLFSSDAWNGVTFIAGEIKNPKRNVGFSLFLGTFIVTIIYVLTNIMYLAVIPLDEIATAKSDRVAVVASQYIFGNIGTLIIAIMIMISTFACNNGLIMAGARVYYTMANDGLFFKKAAILNSSSVPAWALWAQCVWASALCLTGKYGDLLDFVIIIVLIFYILTIYGIFILRKKMPDVERPYKAFGYPFLPMLYIITATAICISLLITKFSTCGWGVLIMLTGIPVYYLTKPKE, encoded by the coding sequence ATGCAAGAAAACGACCAAGAACATTTTAAAAGAGAACTCGGATTATTAGACGGAACCATGCTTGTTGTGGGTTCTATGATCGGATCTGGGATATTTATTGTTAGCGCCGATATCGCCAGACAAGTAGGATCTGCTGGATGGCTGACTTTAATTTGGCTGATCTCTGGATTGATTACGATTATTGCTGCCGTAAGTTATGGCGAATTAAGTGCAATGTTCCCAAAAGCGGGAGGACAATATGTATACTTAAAAGAAGCTTATAATAAATTAATTGCCTTTTTGTACGGCTGGAGTTTTTTTGCTGTGATTCAAACTGGAACAATTGCAGCGGTGGGAGTAGCTTTTTCGAAATTTGCTGCTTATTTGTATGAGCCCTTTAGTGATGAAAATATTCTTTATGAGTTAGGTTCTTTTAAACTTAATGCGGCGCAGTTAGTTTCTATTTTTACAATTGTTTTATTGACTTACATCAATAGCCGAGGCGTCAAAAACGGAAAAATTCTGCAAACGGTTTTAACGATTATTAAGATTTTATCATTGCTCGGATTAATAGTTTTTGGATTAACGCTTGCAGCAAAAGCTTCTGTTTGGGATGCAAACTGGGCAGATGGATGGAATACTCGTGCATTTGACAAAGAAACTGGATCATGGCTTCCAATTGGAGGATCAGCTTTAATAACTGGAATTTCTGCAGCAATGGTTGGATCTTTATTTTCCAGCGATGCCTGGAACGGTGTAACTTTTATTGCTGGTGAAATTAAAAATCCTAAACGTAATGTGGGTTTCAGTTTGTTTTTAGGAACTTTTATTGTAACGATTATTTATGTTTTAACAAATATTATGTATTTGGCAGTGATTCCGTTAGACGAAATTGCAACAGCAAAATCTGATCGTGTAGCGGTTGTAGCATCACAATATATTTTCGGGAACATTGGAACACTGATTATTGCAATCATGATTATGATTTCGACTTTTGCCTGTAACAACGGATTAATTATGGCAGGAGCAAGGGTTTATTACACAATGGCAAACGATGGATTGTTCTTTAAAAAAGCGGCTATTTTAAATAGTTCTAGTGTTCCAGCTTGGGCACTTTGGGCGCAGTGTGTTTGGGCTTCGGCTTTATGTTTGACAGGTAAATATGGTGATTTACTAGATTTTGTAATCATCATTGTTTTGATTTTTTACATTTTAACAATCTATGGAATCTTCATTTTACGCAAAAAAATGCCAGATGTCGAAAGACCTTACAAAGCTTTTGGATATCCGTTTTTGCCAATGTTGTATATTATTACAGCAACAGCAATTTGTATCTCTTTGCTAATCACAAAATTCTCTACCTGCGGCTGGGGAGTTTTAATTATGCTGACGGGTATTCCAGTTTATTATTTAACAAAGCCGAAAGAATAG
- the xth gene encoding exodeoxyribonuclease III, whose protein sequence is MKIATYNVNGVNGRLNVLLRWLEEAAPDIVCLQELKAPQDKFPLKAINDVGYNAIWHGQKQWNGVAILARNMEIEEITRILPGDEEDIQSRYVEALINGIVIACLYLPNGNPAPGPKLEYKLKWFDRLAERAETLLKLKIPVILVGDYNVMPTELDVYKPEKWVKDALFLPEVRKAFATIVSQGWTDAIRKLYPDEKIYTFWDYFRNAYERDAGLRIDHFLLSPQIAKELRSGGVDRHVRGWEKTSDHAPVWIEIDKK, encoded by the coding sequence ATGAAAATAGCAACCTATAATGTAAACGGAGTTAACGGACGCTTAAATGTATTACTGCGCTGGCTTGAAGAAGCTGCTCCAGATATTGTCTGCCTTCAGGAATTAAAAGCACCACAGGATAAATTTCCGCTTAAAGCGATAAATGATGTGGGTTACAATGCTATTTGGCACGGACAAAAACAATGGAACGGCGTGGCAATTCTTGCCCGTAACATGGAAATTGAAGAAATAACCCGTATTCTTCCAGGTGATGAAGAAGATATCCAAAGTCGTTATGTCGAAGCTTTAATTAACGGAATTGTAATTGCCTGTCTTTATCTCCCAAACGGAAACCCTGCGCCGGGACCAAAACTTGAATATAAACTGAAATGGTTTGATCGTTTGGCCGAGCGTGCAGAAACCCTATTGAAGTTAAAAATTCCCGTAATACTTGTTGGCGACTATAATGTTATGCCAACAGAATTGGATGTTTATAAACCTGAAAAATGGGTAAAAGATGCGCTTTTCCTGCCTGAAGTCAGAAAAGCTTTTGCAACTATTGTTTCGCAGGGATGGACAGATGCTATTCGGAAATTATATCCTGATGAGAAGATTTATACTTTTTGGGATTATTTTAGAAATGCTTATGAACGTGATGCAGGATTGAGAATTGATCATTTTTTATTGAGTCCTCAAATTGCAAAAGAATTGCGCTCTGGAGGTGTTGACCGTCATGTGCGAGGCTGGGAAAAAACAAGCGATCATGCTCCTGTATGGATTGAAATTGATAAAAAATGA
- a CDS encoding response regulator, whose protein sequence is MQFKPQFLIIEDNLIDQFIIKKLLKKGLDINPLFIANNGKEGIDWLVQNPDHKSLIILLDIQMPIMNGFEFLAEFATLEENLKAKIEIFVLSSTLDIDEIKKVKNNKYVSDFWNKPLRLDLLESISL, encoded by the coding sequence ATGCAATTTAAACCGCAATTTCTAATTATAGAAGACAATTTAATTGACCAATTTATCATTAAAAAACTGCTAAAAAAAGGATTAGATATCAATCCTTTATTTATAGCTAATAATGGAAAAGAAGGAATAGATTGGCTTGTTCAAAATCCAGATCATAAATCGCTGATTATTCTTTTAGATATTCAGATGCCTATAATGAATGGATTTGAGTTCTTAGCAGAATTTGCCACTCTAGAAGAAAACTTAAAAGCTAAAATTGAGATTTTTGTTCTTTCATCAACTTTGGATATTGACGAAATTAAAAAGGTAAAAAACAATAAATATGTTTCAGATTTTTGGAACAAGCCTTTACGACTGGATTTACTAGAAAGTATTTCTCTCTAA
- a CDS encoding alpha-ketoglutarate-dependent dioxygenase AlkB — MTLFNDTELFTPGLAGKKVFDIPDSELILIDNFFTKEESDRFYERLLRKTKWREYEMEIYDKIYTVPRMIAWYEDKDNPGADPKGPDWNYELLTIRGRVEKETQLDFNTVLLNLYRDGNDGVGWHSDKEHNTGPNPIIASVTFGETRMFRLRHKFNKDIPQVEIPLHHGSFLLMSGTTNSFWQHQVPKTARDVLPRINLTFRQTRRNV, encoded by the coding sequence ATGACATTATTTAACGACACCGAATTATTTACCCCAGGTTTGGCAGGAAAAAAAGTATTTGACATTCCTGATTCTGAATTGATTTTGATCGATAATTTTTTCACCAAAGAAGAATCTGATCGCTTTTATGAAAGACTGCTCCGTAAAACCAAATGGAGAGAATACGAAATGGAAATTTACGATAAAATCTACACCGTTCCCAGAATGATTGCCTGGTATGAAGACAAGGATAATCCAGGAGCAGATCCAAAAGGTCCGGACTGGAATTACGAATTATTGACTATTAGAGGCCGCGTAGAGAAAGAAACACAGCTTGATTTTAATACCGTTCTGCTTAATTTATACCGAGATGGAAATGACGGTGTGGGCTGGCATAGCGACAAAGAACACAATACTGGACCAAACCCGATTATTGCATCGGTTACTTTTGGTGAAACTAGAATGTTCAGGCTTCGTCATAAATTCAACAAAGACATTCCGCAGGTTGAAATCCCGCTGCATCATGGCTCTTTTTTATTGATGTCCGGAACAACAAATAGCTTTTGGCAGCACCAAGTTCCGAAAACCGCGCGAGATGTTTTACCAAGAATCAATTTAACATTTAGGCAAACCCGCCGAAATGTGTAA
- a CDS encoding exonuclease domain-containing protein produces the protein MRNTEYAIVDIETTGGNASGSRITEIAIIIHDGKNVIDRYETLVNPEKEIPLSIFGLTGINNEMVSNAPIFDDISEKVLEMLTDRIFVAHNVNFDYSFVRHQLEQAGFKWTARKLCTVRAARKIKPGLGSYSLGNLCNSLNICLENRHRAGGDADATAILFSLLLEWDDAGEINKMIKKTSEDQRLPPNLPPEDFNNLPEKPGVYYFYNQQKKVIYVGKAINLKKRVASHFSGHKINSQRQHFLRDIHGISFEVCATELMALLLECTEIKKLWPTYNRALKRFEAKFGIYQYEARNGYKYLAVGKLTKFQTCIHEFNSLYNAINLLRELSEQFEIDQRFCKYSRPEDGELFQNNDIKSLPDALLHNQQVDNAIDFLLNNRPTFAIIDKGRTKDERSCIWIENGHFYGMGHIPTDVSITDPSEVKNYVTPYKSNQYIVHLIFAYAEKYPGKVFFKKQFLNQE, from the coding sequence ATGAGAAATACGGAATATGCCATAGTCGATATTGAAACCACAGGCGGGAATGCCAGTGGCAGCCGCATTACAGAAATTGCCATTATTATTCATGATGGTAAAAATGTAATTGACCGTTATGAAACGCTTGTAAACCCCGAAAAAGAAATACCACTTTCTATTTTTGGTTTAACAGGGATTAATAACGAAATGGTGTCCAATGCACCTATTTTTGATGATATTTCGGAGAAAGTACTCGAAATGCTTACCGATCGTATTTTCGTCGCGCATAACGTCAACTTCGATTATTCATTTGTTCGTCATCAATTGGAACAAGCTGGTTTTAAATGGACTGCCAGAAAATTGTGTACCGTTCGCGCAGCACGAAAAATTAAACCAGGATTGGGATCGTATAGTTTAGGGAATCTGTGTAACTCCTTAAATATCTGTTTAGAAAACAGGCACCGCGCCGGCGGAGATGCAGATGCTACTGCTATATTGTTTTCTTTATTATTGGAATGGGATGATGCAGGCGAGATCAACAAAATGATCAAAAAAACATCTGAAGACCAGCGTTTGCCACCAAATTTACCTCCAGAAGATTTTAATAATTTACCCGAAAAACCAGGCGTTTATTATTTTTATAATCAGCAGAAAAAGGTGATTTATGTTGGAAAAGCGATTAACTTAAAAAAACGCGTTGCTTCTCATTTTAGCGGGCACAAAATTAATTCGCAAAGGCAGCATTTTCTGCGTGATATTCACGGAATTTCGTTTGAAGTCTGCGCAACCGAATTAATGGCTTTGTTATTAGAATGTACCGAAATCAAGAAACTCTGGCCAACTTACAATAGAGCATTAAAGCGCTTTGAGGCGAAATTTGGAATTTACCAGTATGAAGCAAGAAACGGATATAAATATTTAGCCGTTGGAAAACTAACCAAATTTCAGACTTGTATTCATGAATTTAATAGTTTGTATAACGCTATAAATTTACTGAGAGAGCTGTCTGAACAATTTGAAATTGATCAAAGATTCTGCAAATATTCCAGACCTGAAGATGGGGAGCTTTTTCAGAATAATGATATAAAAAGTCTGCCTGATGCCTTGCTTCATAATCAGCAAGTTGATAATGCAATTGATTTTCTGTTAAACAACCGTCCCACTTTTGCCATTATTGATAAAGGGAGAACCAAAGACGAACGAAGTTGTATTTGGATTGAAAACGGTCATTTTTATGGTATGGGACATATTCCGACAGATGTTTCGATTACAGATCCATCAGAAGTAAAAAACTATGTTACGCCCTATAAAAGCAATCAATACATTGTGCATTTGATTTTTGCTTACGCAGAAAAATATCCAGGTAAAGTATTCTTTAAGAAACAGTTCCTTAACCAAGAATAG
- a CDS encoding DUF1810 domain-containing protein has product MAYSNNDLARFLDAQNKLYLTALSEISKGKKETHWMWFIFPQIKGLGKSDTAILYAINDLKEASDYLEHPILGKHLIEISELLLTFKRKSADGIFGDLDARKLRSCMTLFSLVENTNPIFNEILDAFFSGECDPLTLSIINSTIKSSTEPSIV; this is encoded by the coding sequence ATGGCATATTCAAACAATGATTTAGCGCGCTTCTTAGATGCGCAAAACAAACTTTATCTTACCGCTCTTTCTGAAATCAGTAAAGGGAAAAAGGAAACACACTGGATGTGGTTTATTTTTCCCCAAATTAAAGGTTTAGGAAAAAGCGATACTGCAATTCTTTACGCCATTAATGATTTAAAAGAAGCATCTGATTATTTAGAACATCCAATTCTAGGAAAACATTTAATCGAGATTTCAGAGCTTTTATTAACCTTCAAAAGAAAATCTGCAGACGGAATTTTTGGCGATTTAGACGCTCGAAAATTACGTTCTTGCATGACTTTGTTTTCTTTAGTAGAAAATACAAATCCGATATTTAACGAAATTCTGGATGCTTTTTTCTCTGGAGAATGCGACCCACTGACTTTGTCTATTATTAATTCAACTATAAAATCATCTACTGAGCCTTCTATTGTATAA
- a CDS encoding methyltransferase domain-containing protein, translating into MTWDPKKYNEFKEERSKPFLDLTSHIVDKPNLKVIDLGCGTGELTKKLSEKLTNPIVLGIDNSAEMLAKAPLGSHIKFEKRTILEQLENETKWDLIFSNAALQWIDNHNELFKKIISRINPGGQLAVQMPQQNENILNKILLNLVQEEPFSSYLNNWTRPSPVLTLDEYAKILFQNGGKDLVLYEKVYPLISANKNDFFDFISGSALKVYQERLKPNEFEELSNEFKKRIDTYFPVVPSIYAFRRLIIYGKF; encoded by the coding sequence ATGACTTGGGATCCAAAAAAATACAACGAGTTCAAAGAAGAACGTTCGAAACCTTTTTTGGATCTTACAAGTCATATTGTTGATAAACCAAACCTAAAAGTTATCGATTTAGGATGCGGCACAGGCGAACTCACAAAAAAATTGTCCGAAAAACTTACTAATCCAATTGTATTAGGTATCGATAATTCTGCTGAAATGTTGGCAAAAGCTCCCTTAGGATCGCATATTAAATTTGAAAAAAGAACAATTTTAGAACAGCTCGAAAATGAAACCAAATGGGATTTAATTTTTTCTAATGCGGCATTGCAGTGGATTGATAATCACAATGAACTTTTTAAAAAAATTATTTCTCGTATAAATCCAGGTGGACAATTGGCCGTTCAGATGCCACAGCAAAACGAAAATATTCTTAACAAAATACTTTTAAACCTAGTTCAAGAAGAACCATTTTCATCTTACTTGAATAATTGGACACGTCCTTCTCCTGTATTAACTCTAGATGAATATGCTAAAATTCTTTTTCAAAATGGCGGCAAAGATTTGGTCCTTTACGAAAAAGTATATCCCTTAATTTCTGCTAATAAAAACGATTTTTTCGATTTTATTTCTGGCTCTGCATTAAAAGTTTATCAGGAACGTTTAAAGCCAAATGAATTTGAAGAATTGTCAAATGAATTTAAAAAAAGAATCGATACCTATTTTCCAGTTGTCCCTTCTATTTATGCTTTTAGACGATTGATTATATATGGTAAGTTTTAA